Proteins encoded together in one Venturia canescens isolate UGA chromosome 10, ASM1945775v1, whole genome shotgun sequence window:
- the LOC122416794 gene encoding dual specificity protein phosphatase CDC14A-like, with protein sequence MEAAGSSLVHNHPDINCVAECIKNKFYFATLNNDRREPKSTSDLHLFNVDNELVYNNFYNDFGPLNLACLYKYCCKVNKKLRNPGNKHKQIVHCTSGQNHQKKANAAYLFTSYAIIYLKRNPRDVYANLIEAIKQPLKPFQDASMGVSMYNIRLQDCLNAIHKAAAFGFFNFDDFDLAEYEKYERMRYGDINWMIPQKFLAFTGPSTEIGTAYHPPEHYIDYFTKNDVIAVVRLNRKSYESSRFTRAGIAHYDMFMPDGSAPPRNILNQFLHLAETTVGPIAVHCKAGLGRTGSLIAAYIVKHYRMTAREAIAWLRICRPGSVIGHQQTWLEAMENELWRTGQQYRLKHHGDGDIILRHKRGIYSIAEKFEKREKKLCEKDSGNLNFIDKND encoded by the exons ATGGAAGCAGCAG GATCGAGCCTCGTTCACAATCATCCGGACATCAACTGTGTCGCCGAAtgcattaaaaataaattttatttcgctACCCTCAACAACGACAGACGCGAACCCAAAAGCACTTCGGATCTTCATCTCTTCAACGTCGATAACGAACTCGTCTATAATAATTTCTACAATGACTTCGGGCCCCTCAATCTCGCATGTCTATACAA GTATTGCTGCAAGGTGAACAAAAAACTGCGCAATCCAGGCAACAAGCACAAGCAAATAGTTCATTGCACGTCAGGACAGAATCATCAGAAAAAAGCGAACGCTGCTTATCTCTTCACCTCTTACGCTATTATTTATCTCAAGAGAAATCCCAGAGACGTTTATGCCAATCTCATCGAAGCTATCAAACAGCCACTCAAACCGTTCCAAGATGCTTCCATGGGGGTTTCAATGTACAACATTCGCTTACAAG ATTGTCTCAATGCAATCCACAAGGCGGCGGCCTTcggtttcttcaatttcgacGACTTCGATTTGGCCGAATACGAGAAATACGAGAGAATGAGATACGGTGACATAAATTGGATGATACCGCAAAAATTTCTTGCCTTCACGGGCCCGAGTACGGAGATCGGTACCGCCTATCATCCGCCGGAGCATTACATTgattatttcacgaaaaacgACGTAATCGCGGTGGTCAGACTGAATCGGAAGTCTTACGAGTCCTCGAGGTTTACGAGGGCGGGAATCGCTCACTACGATATGTTCATGCCCGACGGAAGTGCACCACCGAGAAACATACTCaaccaatttttacatttGGCCGAAACTACGGTCGGCCCGATCGCGGTTCATTGCAAAGCTGGTCTCGGTAGAACCGGCTCTCTCATCGCTGCTTACATCGTCAAGCACTATCGAATGACCGCGAGAGAAGCGATCGCTTGGCTTAGAATTTGTCGACCTGGATCGGTCATCGGACACCAACAGACGTGGCTCGAAGCCATGGAAAATGAACTCTGGAGGACTGGTCAACAATACAG ACTAAAACATCACGGCGATGGTGACATAATTTTGCGGCACAAACGCGGCATTTATTCGATTgctgaaaaattcgagaagcGAGAAAAGAAGCTCTGTGAAAAAGACTCAGGCAATTTGAATTTCATTGATAAGAACGATTGA
- the LOC122416712 gene encoding uncharacterized protein isoform X2 codes for MLVYNSGCYPNYNGIAGVENQTLNKHEFCSVENLKDDVKYTLKLPRQSLRSTGLLEVKFSLPSTKCNYEVALLVNSSITNDKDCKNHEFHKSNAYDELEVHSEEKTICVSSLSNGTNEHNCLENQFSMWYRHVFTGCYALRFTVDGYNYAILGRQFILTNYNRKEVAEPKFRCHYDDGDLSKQELVTFAVSISVHAGTAGMILTLTPMSYQEDAKDNACVQYGEDPLYTWQIGTDESAIPSDIGKNCRVTTVHLDNETSTRDTECKFDLRLSRKLSYCLEIEIEDDRCSRQTLWDPPPDGRGGKPACTWLQRCTRILKDAFIVEHNGLLPGSNGTDSVNDENTLLVPISLTVVIVMLALTTTILYVCHTYLKNSTKPTYVNANLKLFQAERNNCDLESVETTDEEILQKSTDMSEKEDKNEPIVLLYARGTNSFMNLMKELRQILETHCGCRVRDWYDANEWDEVARIGPSAWVAELLEGKYRALWIDTKRARRILDAQWRNNYLGNSIILKSDQTDEAVSDFRDAALPTVLDKAKRNVTTLEYNKHFVVRLESLDNGTSRQQDPFEDLSPHTRYLITHNLKDLCFHLTSSSTIRFQERLLDAEQLRVRELVKKMERSLEIIETLH; via the exons ATG cTCGTGTATAATTCAGGGTGTTACCCCAATTATAATGGCATTGCTGGAGTAGAGAACCAAACTTTAAACAAACACGAATTTTGCTCCGTTGAAAATCTCAAAGATGACGTAAAGTATACGTTGAAACTACCTAGGCAGAGTTTAAGGTCTACAG gATTACTGGAAGTGAAATTCAGTCTGCCGAGCACTAAATGCAACTATGAAGTTGCATTGCTCGTCAATTCTTCAATAACAAATGACAAGGATTGCAAGAATCATGAATTTCACAAAAGCAATGCATACGATGAGCTGGAAGTACATTCGGAGGAAAAAACCATTTGTGTTTCATCACTTTCCAATGGAACTAATGAACATAATTGCTTG GAAAACCAATTTTCGATGTGGTATCGTCACGTTTTTACGGGATGTTATGCACTGCGCTTTACCGTCGATGGCTACAACTACGCGATTTTGGGTAGACAGTTCATCCTGACGAATTATAATCGCAAAGAAGTAGCAGAGCCTAAATTTCGGTGTCATTATGATGATGGAGATCTGAG TAAGCAGGAACTGGTGACTTTCGCCGTGAGCATTTCAGTACATGCTGGCACAGCAGGCATGATTTTAACACTGACCCCAATGTCGTATCAGGAAGATGCTAAAGACAATGCTTGTGTTCAGTACGGCGAAGATCCTCTCTATACGTGGCAAATTGGCACG GACGAATCAGCGATTCCAAGcgatattggaaaaaattgtaggGTGACAACG gtCCACTTGGACAACGAAACGTCCACGCGTGACACCGAGTGCAAGTTCGATCTCCGACTCTCTCGTAAATTGAGTTACTGCTTAGAGATTGAAATCGAGGACGATCGGTGCAGTAGACAAACGTTGTGGGATCCGCCTCCCGATGGACGTGGTGGAAAACCGGCATGCACGTGGCTCCAAAGATGCACACGAATTTTGAAAGACGCGTTCATCGTCGAGCACAACGGCTTATTACCCGGCAGTAACGGAACGGATTCagtgaacgatgaaaatactttACTCGTTCCAATTTCTCTCACCGTTGTTATCGTAATGCTCGCCCTCACAACCACAATACTCTACGTTTGTCACacgtatttgaaaaattctaccaAACCGACTTATGTCAATGCGAACCTCAAATTATTCCAAGCTGAACGTAACAATTGTGATCTGGAAAGCGTTGAAACGACCGACGAAGAAATCTTGCAAAAATCTACTGATATGAGTGAAAAAGAGGATAAAAATGAACCGATCGTTTTGCTCTACGCTCGAGGCACCAATTCGTTTATGAATCTCATGAAGGAGTTACGACAAATTCTGGAAACTCATTGCGGCTGCCGT GTTCGAGATTGGTACGACGCGAACGAATGGGATGAAGTCGCCAGAATCGGTCCATCCGCTTGGGTAGCCGAATTATTGGAAGGAAAGTATCGGGCTTTGTGGATCGATACGAAGAGAGCGCGGAGAATCCTGGATGCGCAATGGCGGAATAATTATTTAGGAAATTCGATCATTCTAAAGAGTGATCAAACGGACGAAGCTGTAAGCGATTTCCGGGACGCCGCTTTACCGACTGTCCTCGATAAAGCCAAGAGAAACGTCACTACGCTAGAGTATAACAAACATTTTGTCGTGCG ATTGGAGAGCCTTGATAACGGTACCAGCAGACAGCAGGATCCTTTCGAAGATTTATCACCTCACACACGTTACCTCATAACCCATAATCTTAAAGATCTGTGTTTTCATCT AACCTCTTCGTCGACCATAAGATTTCAGGAGCGGTTATTGGACGCTGAACAATTGAGGGTGCGAGaacttgtcaaaaaaatggaaagaagtCTGGAGATTATCGAAACACTACACTAG
- the LOC122416712 gene encoding uncharacterized protein isoform X1, whose product MRRIFFVFTFTCCIGFSELQHHDCDLVYNSGCYPNYNGIAGVENQTLNKHEFCSVENLKDDVKYTLKLPRQSLRSTGLLEVKFSLPSTKCNYEVALLVNSSITNDKDCKNHEFHKSNAYDELEVHSEEKTICVSSLSNGTNEHNCLENQFSMWYRHVFTGCYALRFTVDGYNYAILGRQFILTNYNRKEVAEPKFRCHYDDGDLSKQELVTFAVSISVHAGTAGMILTLTPMSYQEDAKDNACVQYGEDPLYTWQIGTDESAIPSDIGKNCRVTTVHLDNETSTRDTECKFDLRLSRKLSYCLEIEIEDDRCSRQTLWDPPPDGRGGKPACTWLQRCTRILKDAFIVEHNGLLPGSNGTDSVNDENTLLVPISLTVVIVMLALTTTILYVCHTYLKNSTKPTYVNANLKLFQAERNNCDLESVETTDEEILQKSTDMSEKEDKNEPIVLLYARGTNSFMNLMKELRQILETHCGCRVRDWYDANEWDEVARIGPSAWVAELLEGKYRALWIDTKRARRILDAQWRNNYLGNSIILKSDQTDEAVSDFRDAALPTVLDKAKRNVTTLEYNKHFVVRLESLDNGTSRQQDPFEDLSPHTRYLITHNLKDLCFHLTSSSTIRFQERLLDAEQLRVRELVKKMERSLEIIETLH is encoded by the exons ATGCGCAGGATATTCTTCGTCTTTACATTCACTTGTTGCATTGGATTTTCGGAGCTCCAACACCATGATTGCGAT cTCGTGTATAATTCAGGGTGTTACCCCAATTATAATGGCATTGCTGGAGTAGAGAACCAAACTTTAAACAAACACGAATTTTGCTCCGTTGAAAATCTCAAAGATGACGTAAAGTATACGTTGAAACTACCTAGGCAGAGTTTAAGGTCTACAG gATTACTGGAAGTGAAATTCAGTCTGCCGAGCACTAAATGCAACTATGAAGTTGCATTGCTCGTCAATTCTTCAATAACAAATGACAAGGATTGCAAGAATCATGAATTTCACAAAAGCAATGCATACGATGAGCTGGAAGTACATTCGGAGGAAAAAACCATTTGTGTTTCATCACTTTCCAATGGAACTAATGAACATAATTGCTTG GAAAACCAATTTTCGATGTGGTATCGTCACGTTTTTACGGGATGTTATGCACTGCGCTTTACCGTCGATGGCTACAACTACGCGATTTTGGGTAGACAGTTCATCCTGACGAATTATAATCGCAAAGAAGTAGCAGAGCCTAAATTTCGGTGTCATTATGATGATGGAGATCTGAG TAAGCAGGAACTGGTGACTTTCGCCGTGAGCATTTCAGTACATGCTGGCACAGCAGGCATGATTTTAACACTGACCCCAATGTCGTATCAGGAAGATGCTAAAGACAATGCTTGTGTTCAGTACGGCGAAGATCCTCTCTATACGTGGCAAATTGGCACG GACGAATCAGCGATTCCAAGcgatattggaaaaaattgtaggGTGACAACG gtCCACTTGGACAACGAAACGTCCACGCGTGACACCGAGTGCAAGTTCGATCTCCGACTCTCTCGTAAATTGAGTTACTGCTTAGAGATTGAAATCGAGGACGATCGGTGCAGTAGACAAACGTTGTGGGATCCGCCTCCCGATGGACGTGGTGGAAAACCGGCATGCACGTGGCTCCAAAGATGCACACGAATTTTGAAAGACGCGTTCATCGTCGAGCACAACGGCTTATTACCCGGCAGTAACGGAACGGATTCagtgaacgatgaaaatactttACTCGTTCCAATTTCTCTCACCGTTGTTATCGTAATGCTCGCCCTCACAACCACAATACTCTACGTTTGTCACacgtatttgaaaaattctaccaAACCGACTTATGTCAATGCGAACCTCAAATTATTCCAAGCTGAACGTAACAATTGTGATCTGGAAAGCGTTGAAACGACCGACGAAGAAATCTTGCAAAAATCTACTGATATGAGTGAAAAAGAGGATAAAAATGAACCGATCGTTTTGCTCTACGCTCGAGGCACCAATTCGTTTATGAATCTCATGAAGGAGTTACGACAAATTCTGGAAACTCATTGCGGCTGCCGT GTTCGAGATTGGTACGACGCGAACGAATGGGATGAAGTCGCCAGAATCGGTCCATCCGCTTGGGTAGCCGAATTATTGGAAGGAAAGTATCGGGCTTTGTGGATCGATACGAAGAGAGCGCGGAGAATCCTGGATGCGCAATGGCGGAATAATTATTTAGGAAATTCGATCATTCTAAAGAGTGATCAAACGGACGAAGCTGTAAGCGATTTCCGGGACGCCGCTTTACCGACTGTCCTCGATAAAGCCAAGAGAAACGTCACTACGCTAGAGTATAACAAACATTTTGTCGTGCG ATTGGAGAGCCTTGATAACGGTACCAGCAGACAGCAGGATCCTTTCGAAGATTTATCACCTCACACACGTTACCTCATAACCCATAATCTTAAAGATCTGTGTTTTCATCT AACCTCTTCGTCGACCATAAGATTTCAGGAGCGGTTATTGGACGCTGAACAATTGAGGGTGCGAGaacttgtcaaaaaaatggaaagaagtCTGGAGATTATCGAAACACTACACTAG
- the Pep gene encoding zinc finger protein on ecdysone puffs isoform X2 produces the protein MSFNRGAKRNSFGGRNFNRNSGGGGGGGNPSGHNNMGGSLMGNLGGSSGGSGGGGVNPWESGIMPGRGLLPTPNNNLSLSSPQAQLVIASNLLSNLLRTQQEVQPQVPSLLSLGNTLNGPGPNFGGQQNFSGPGRFNDRPMRHPMKNQRPQPYNKMGNRARDGAAGRRGPSAQQSRAPQSANQRSNGNQNQHRNDKSSKANPASKQNQTAKKEQQEVKTSDKEKAETHVAKSDESEAGEEKKRDWKDEKKEGEVKEMETTETEEQPPKESAAENTETSTTADKKSDDNQGGGKKSATRHAESRYAAVPMNQMFCHVCNKHMWDGFSFENHLRGRAHQLMMEKLDESYKLKVDLMRHELRVVEEQRQLSLTNSKRRGKKVSVDLNVREYCTMCDLNFFGTLSSHRKSDKHQQLKIFLHPRCFPCMKEFPSRIEYDEHCLTPGHMKSNAQSEEQRKNKKKDKLSKGESEVRTAEDEEKDAGPEPKSTDKEEELPENTEYITDFTEDMTLSNYRVPSLKHCRQNQISIGKSMVKEVQGWHCEKCRRFMLNEADMAAHLRSATHYRNFVQEFKSLTAAAEAATKAASEETSNVKEETKEDEDDDYESDWKRRKVDHSKDEDESMKEESAEVDNDTSVVSKKDDGEDKYDPLEADADSHDEADDLEKTVETAENSMVTENTEKGTPVEKMWADIDNDNDPEIGNLIDDDMEEKEEIEESEVQKPEAEKKVEAVVPVVEVTPIVEKSPAPQTKSPPPTTTPVAVNTPTTNNSSANNTPQSKSPRGGRGYNRGRGSQRARRSRR, from the exons ATGTCTTTCAACCGTGGAGCCAAGAGAAACTCGTTTGGAGGTAGAAATTTTAATCGAAACAGCGGCGGAGGTGGAGGAGGTGGAAATCCTTCAGGGCATAATAACATGGGAGGCAGTTTGATGGGTAACTTGGGTGGTTCTTCGGGTGGATCCGGCGGAGGTGGAGTCAATCCTTGGGAAAGTGGAATAATGCCGGGCAGAGGATTGCTCCCAACCCCAAACAACAATCTTTCTCTGAGCTCTCCACAAGCTCAGCTTGTCATTGCGAGCAATCTTCTGAGCAATCTTTTGCGAACTCAACAAGAAGTCCAGCCGCAG GTGCCGTCATTGCTGAGTTTGGGCAACACTCTCAATGGCCCAGGGCCCAATTTTGGCGGTCAACAGAATTTTAGTGGACCAGGAAGATTCAATGACAGGCCAATGAGACACCCCATGAAGAATCAACGTCCCCAACCCTACAACAAG ATGGGCAATCGAGCCCGTGACGGTGCCGCCGGGCGACGTGGCCCATCCGCACAACAATCTCGTGCGCCCCAGTCCGCCAACCAGCGTAGCAATGGAAACCAAAATCAGCATCGCAACGATAAATCTTCTAAAGCAAATCCTGCCTCTAAACAAAATCAGACCGCCAAAAAGGAACAACAGGAAGTTAAGACCTCTGATAAAGAGAAGGCAGAAACACACGTCGCGAAAAG CGATGAAAGCGAAGCaggcgaagagaaaaaacgcgaCTGGAAggacgagaaaaaagagggtGAAGTTAAGGAGATGGAAACAACCGAAACTGAGGAGCAACCACCGAAGGAATCAGCCGCCGAGAACACCGAAACCTCAACAACTGCTGATAAAAAATCTGACGACAACCAAGGGGGTGGCAAAAAGTCCGCTACGAGACACGCTGAGAGTCGTTATGCTGCTGTTCCCATGAACCAAATGTTTTGCCACGTTTGCAATAAACACATGTGGGATGGATTC TCATTCGAAAACCACTTGCGCGGTCGTGCTCATCAACTGATGATGGAAAAATTGGATGAGTCTTATAAGCTTAAAGTTGATCTCATGAGACACGAGCTCAGAGTCGTTGAGGAACAGCGTCAACTTAGTTTGACCAACTCTAAGCGCCGTGGCAAGAAG GTATCGGTTGATTTGAACGTGCGTGAATACTGCACAATGTGCGACCTTAACTTCTTCGGTACTCTGTCGAGTCACAGAAAGAGCGACAAGCATCAGCAGCTCAAGATTTTCCTTCATCCTCGTTGTTTCCCGTGCATGAAAGAGTTCCCTTCAAGAATCGAATACGACGAGCACTGTCTTACACCCGGTCACATGAAGAGTAACGCTCAAAGCGAGGAGCAAcgtaaaaacaagaaaaaag ATAAACTATCGAAAGGAGAATCCGAAGTGCGGACTGCtgaagacgaagaaaaagatgCTGGCCCTGAGCCTAAATCCACTGACAAGGAAGAAGAATTGCCAGAGAATACAGAATACATAACTGATTTTACCGAGGATATGACACTCTCGAATTATCGAGTCCCTTCGCTCAAACATTGCCGTCAAAATCAAATATCGATCG GTAAATCTATGGTGAAGGAAGTCCAAGGCTGGCATTGCGAAAAATGCCGTCGTTTCATGCTCAACGAAGCGGATATGGCGGCGCATCTTCGTAGCGCCACGCATTACCGAAACTTCGTGCAAGAATTCAAATCATTGACAGCTGCAGCCGAAGCTGCGACCAAGGCCGCCTCTGAAGAAACA TCAAATGTAAAAGAAGAGACGAAAGAAGATGAGGACGATGATTATGAGAGTGACTGGAAGCGTCGCAAGGTCGATCACTCCAAGGACGAGGATGAATCGATGAAAGAAGAGTCGGCGGAGGTTGACAACGATACTTCTGTAGTGTCTAAAAAAGATGACGGCGAAGACAAGTACGATCCGTTGGAAGCGGACGCTGATTCACACGACGAAGCTGATGATCTCGAAAAAACGGTAGAAACCGCAGAGAATAGTATGGTCACCGAGAACACGGAGAAGGGAACGCCGGTCGAAAAAATGTGGGCGGATATCGACAACGACAACGATCCGGAAATTGGTAATTTGATCGATGACGATATGgaggaaaaggaagaaatcgaAGAATCAGAAGTCCAAAAACCAGAAGCGGAAAAGAAAGTTGAGGCGGTTGTTCCGGTCGTAGAAGTGACAccgatcgttgaaaaatcaccTGCCCCTCAAACGAAGTCACCGCCGCCAACCACGACGCCCGTGGCAGTCAACACGCCCACCACGAATAATTCATCGGCGAACAACACACCGCAATCGAAGTCGCCACGTGGTGGTCGTGGTTACAACCGTGGTCGAGGTTCCCAACGCGCCCGAAGATCCagacgataa
- the Pep gene encoding zinc finger protein on ecdysone puffs isoform X1 → MSFNRGAKRNSFGGRNFNRNSGGGGGGGNPSGHNNMGGSLMGNLGGSSGGSGGGGVNPWESGIMPGRGLLPTPNNNLSLSSPQAQLVIASNLLSNLLRTQQEVQPQLPSKKVPSLLSLGNTLNGPGPNFGGQQNFSGPGRFNDRPMRHPMKNQRPQPYNKMGNRARDGAAGRRGPSAQQSRAPQSANQRSNGNQNQHRNDKSSKANPASKQNQTAKKEQQEVKTSDKEKAETHVAKSDESEAGEEKKRDWKDEKKEGEVKEMETTETEEQPPKESAAENTETSTTADKKSDDNQGGGKKSATRHAESRYAAVPMNQMFCHVCNKHMWDGFSFENHLRGRAHQLMMEKLDESYKLKVDLMRHELRVVEEQRQLSLTNSKRRGKKVSVDLNVREYCTMCDLNFFGTLSSHRKSDKHQQLKIFLHPRCFPCMKEFPSRIEYDEHCLTPGHMKSNAQSEEQRKNKKKDKLSKGESEVRTAEDEEKDAGPEPKSTDKEEELPENTEYITDFTEDMTLSNYRVPSLKHCRQNQISIGKSMVKEVQGWHCEKCRRFMLNEADMAAHLRSATHYRNFVQEFKSLTAAAEAATKAASEETSNVKEETKEDEDDDYESDWKRRKVDHSKDEDESMKEESAEVDNDTSVVSKKDDGEDKYDPLEADADSHDEADDLEKTVETAENSMVTENTEKGTPVEKMWADIDNDNDPEIGNLIDDDMEEKEEIEESEVQKPEAEKKVEAVVPVVEVTPIVEKSPAPQTKSPPPTTTPVAVNTPTTNNSSANNTPQSKSPRGGRGYNRGRGSQRARRSRR, encoded by the exons ATGTCTTTCAACCGTGGAGCCAAGAGAAACTCGTTTGGAGGTAGAAATTTTAATCGAAACAGCGGCGGAGGTGGAGGAGGTGGAAATCCTTCAGGGCATAATAACATGGGAGGCAGTTTGATGGGTAACTTGGGTGGTTCTTCGGGTGGATCCGGCGGAGGTGGAGTCAATCCTTGGGAAAGTGGAATAATGCCGGGCAGAGGATTGCTCCCAACCCCAAACAACAATCTTTCTCTGAGCTCTCCACAAGCTCAGCTTGTCATTGCGAGCAATCTTCTGAGCAATCTTTTGCGAACTCAACAAGAAGTCCAGCCGCAG TTGCCTTCCAAAAAGGTGCCGTCATTGCTGAGTTTGGGCAACACTCTCAATGGCCCAGGGCCCAATTTTGGCGGTCAACAGAATTTTAGTGGACCAGGAAGATTCAATGACAGGCCAATGAGACACCCCATGAAGAATCAACGTCCCCAACCCTACAACAAG ATGGGCAATCGAGCCCGTGACGGTGCCGCCGGGCGACGTGGCCCATCCGCACAACAATCTCGTGCGCCCCAGTCCGCCAACCAGCGTAGCAATGGAAACCAAAATCAGCATCGCAACGATAAATCTTCTAAAGCAAATCCTGCCTCTAAACAAAATCAGACCGCCAAAAAGGAACAACAGGAAGTTAAGACCTCTGATAAAGAGAAGGCAGAAACACACGTCGCGAAAAG CGATGAAAGCGAAGCaggcgaagagaaaaaacgcgaCTGGAAggacgagaaaaaagagggtGAAGTTAAGGAGATGGAAACAACCGAAACTGAGGAGCAACCACCGAAGGAATCAGCCGCCGAGAACACCGAAACCTCAACAACTGCTGATAAAAAATCTGACGACAACCAAGGGGGTGGCAAAAAGTCCGCTACGAGACACGCTGAGAGTCGTTATGCTGCTGTTCCCATGAACCAAATGTTTTGCCACGTTTGCAATAAACACATGTGGGATGGATTC TCATTCGAAAACCACTTGCGCGGTCGTGCTCATCAACTGATGATGGAAAAATTGGATGAGTCTTATAAGCTTAAAGTTGATCTCATGAGACACGAGCTCAGAGTCGTTGAGGAACAGCGTCAACTTAGTTTGACCAACTCTAAGCGCCGTGGCAAGAAG GTATCGGTTGATTTGAACGTGCGTGAATACTGCACAATGTGCGACCTTAACTTCTTCGGTACTCTGTCGAGTCACAGAAAGAGCGACAAGCATCAGCAGCTCAAGATTTTCCTTCATCCTCGTTGTTTCCCGTGCATGAAAGAGTTCCCTTCAAGAATCGAATACGACGAGCACTGTCTTACACCCGGTCACATGAAGAGTAACGCTCAAAGCGAGGAGCAAcgtaaaaacaagaaaaaag ATAAACTATCGAAAGGAGAATCCGAAGTGCGGACTGCtgaagacgaagaaaaagatgCTGGCCCTGAGCCTAAATCCACTGACAAGGAAGAAGAATTGCCAGAGAATACAGAATACATAACTGATTTTACCGAGGATATGACACTCTCGAATTATCGAGTCCCTTCGCTCAAACATTGCCGTCAAAATCAAATATCGATCG GTAAATCTATGGTGAAGGAAGTCCAAGGCTGGCATTGCGAAAAATGCCGTCGTTTCATGCTCAACGAAGCGGATATGGCGGCGCATCTTCGTAGCGCCACGCATTACCGAAACTTCGTGCAAGAATTCAAATCATTGACAGCTGCAGCCGAAGCTGCGACCAAGGCCGCCTCTGAAGAAACA TCAAATGTAAAAGAAGAGACGAAAGAAGATGAGGACGATGATTATGAGAGTGACTGGAAGCGTCGCAAGGTCGATCACTCCAAGGACGAGGATGAATCGATGAAAGAAGAGTCGGCGGAGGTTGACAACGATACTTCTGTAGTGTCTAAAAAAGATGACGGCGAAGACAAGTACGATCCGTTGGAAGCGGACGCTGATTCACACGACGAAGCTGATGATCTCGAAAAAACGGTAGAAACCGCAGAGAATAGTATGGTCACCGAGAACACGGAGAAGGGAACGCCGGTCGAAAAAATGTGGGCGGATATCGACAACGACAACGATCCGGAAATTGGTAATTTGATCGATGACGATATGgaggaaaaggaagaaatcgaAGAATCAGAAGTCCAAAAACCAGAAGCGGAAAAGAAAGTTGAGGCGGTTGTTCCGGTCGTAGAAGTGACAccgatcgttgaaaaatcaccTGCCCCTCAAACGAAGTCACCGCCGCCAACCACGACGCCCGTGGCAGTCAACACGCCCACCACGAATAATTCATCGGCGAACAACACACCGCAATCGAAGTCGCCACGTGGTGGTCGTGGTTACAACCGTGGTCGAGGTTCCCAACGCGCCCGAAGATCCagacgataa